The following proteins come from a genomic window of Hypanus sabinus isolate sHypSab1 chromosome 9, sHypSab1.hap1, whole genome shotgun sequence:
- the LOC132399488 gene encoding uncharacterized protein LOC132399488, whose protein sequence is MSAQSSIKSTPPSDKGSKPTSSKPTQALSGVPSAAMSARSGIKSMAPSDKGSRTTSSKSTQARAKAEAAKVRLHYAKQEAVLKMKLATKEAERAARQREEAAKEAEIQKERAAREAEIQKEEAARQREQAAREAETQLEMTKISTELHVLQLEGEGEAARVEAEYIEEAEGSRDLTETSSALERTRLERTSDYVQYQADRQARLPSPYLFDNFPSYEEENLPSRPRDEVKNERADNRYTLTPKLQSSMRRDAEVESRMANSMRNVRSQSYGRQRTSPARMPLAADPTLQYLARRDLVTSGLYQFDDKPENYRAWLSTFTNVIDGVQLSATQRLDLMAKWLGKESRDQVRRMRSVYINKPELALSEAWERLWERYGSPDIIEGALYRRLENFPKVSAKDHFKLREFGDLLMEIRGAKEDGYSAGLVFLDTPSGIRPIVDILPFGLQDKWLTVASEYKEDHDGRFPPFELLTRFVCKEAKRRNDPSLVGPGSSSIYTKPGRSVSNVFNIDKPVSVLKTEALTTNNDPGKYCPLHNKPHPLKACRMFREKTLEERTALLKEKRICFRCCSSTSHLARECTIAVKCPECGSPDHVEAMHPDLSPQTESTPSPPQRDGGEGEAHSRSIAVSTNCTEVCGQAQSSRSCSKICLTKVYPKGAKDKAIKAYVILDDQSNRSLVSPEFFKLFNIESERFPYYLKTCSGNMKTQGRKAEGIQIESLDGKVVICLPPLLECNEIMNNRAGIPTPSAVLHQPHLHHIAKHIPELDPKAEILLLLGRDVIQVHKVRQQINGPLNAPFAQRLDLGWVVIGEVCLGDVHKPMVNTLKTNVLESGRHSIFQPCPSVPCIKEAQQGVNKREASDESLGQSVFALTKYDNKLAQSAQDTISLKIKDTKVFRDEANNGVAPLPIREPRQRSPDNKEQAVKRFTSLRKTRKRKPEMQQHTRLAHEVLCTLMAEVTAIINAQSFLPVSSDPENPFILSPSTLLTQKAGAPPPPGDFSDKDLYTKQWRQVQALANQFWSRWRQKYLPSLQQRRKWTEPRRNLQVGNLVLLRDKQVARNSWPTARITATFPIGDGHVRKIELKTTDQGDVKIYQGPVTEVILLLPND, encoded by the coding sequence atgtcagctcaatccagcatcaagtcgacgccgcccagcgacaagggcagtaaaccgacatcaagtaagcccacccaggcgttatcaggtgttccaagtgctgcaatgtcagctcgatccgggatcaagtcgatggcgcccagcgacaagggcagtagaacgacatcaagtaagtccacacaggcaagagccaaggcagaagccgccaaggtgcgactgcattacgccaaacaagaggcagttttgaaaatgaaactggccaccaaagaagccgaaagggccgccagacaaagagaagaggccgccaaagaagccgaaatccagaaagaaagggctgccagagaagccgaaatccagaaagaagaggctgccagacaaagagaacaggccgccagagaagccgaaacccagttggaaatgacaaaaatatcgacagagttgcatgtgctgcagctagaaggagaaggagaagctgccagggtggaagcagagtacatagaagaagctgaagggtcgcgtgatctgaccgaaacaagctctgctttggaaaggaccagactggaacgcacgagcgactatgtacaatatcaagcagacaggcaggctcgtctcccctctccatacctattcgataacttccccagctacgaggaagagaatttaccctcgcggccccgcgatgaagtcaagaatgaaagagctgacaaccgatatactttgacaccaaagttacaaagttcgatgcgaagagacgcggaggttgaatccaggatggcaaattccatgagaaacgtgcgttctcagtcatatgggcgccaacgtacttctccagcccgcatgccgcttgcagccgatcccacgctgcagtatttagcacgacgggatctcgtcacttcgggactgtaccagtttgacgataaacccgaaaattaccgtgcttggctctccacattcaccaacgtgattgacggggtccagctcagtgcaacccaaaggttggaccttatggcgaaatggctggggaaagaatcacgcgaccaggtgagacgcatgcgttcagtgtacatcaacaaacctgagctagccttaagcgaagcgtgggagagactttgggagagatatgggtcccccgacattattgaaggggcgctatatcgacgtctggaaaactttcctaaggtgtcagccaaagatcactttaagttaagagaattcggagatttactcatggagatccgaggcgccaaagaagatggctattcagctggtttagtattcctagatactccatccgggattagaccaattgtggacatacttccatttgggctgcaggacaagtggctgactgttgcctcagagtacaaggaagaccacgatggtcgatttcctccctttgagctcctcactaggtttgtgtgcaaggaggcgaagaggcgaaacgaccctagccttgtaggtccaggaagcagttcgatttacaccaagccaggcagatccgtttcgaatgttttcaacattgataaacccgtgtcagtgctcaagaccgaagcccttacgactaacaacgaccctggcaagtattgtccattgcataacaaacctcaccccctgaaagcatgcagaatgtttagggaaaaaacccttgaagagaggacggctcttctcaaggagaaaagaatatgttttagatgctgttcctcaacctctcacctcgccagagagtgtacgatcgccgtgaagtgtccggaatgtggcagcccagatcacgtcgaggccatgcatcccgacctgtcaccgcaaaccgagagtactccttcacccccacaacgggacggcggggagggagaggctcactctaggtcaatagctgtcagcacgaactgtacagaagtttgcggtcaagctcagtcaagtcgttcttgttccaagatctgcctcactaaggtgtaccctaaaggagccaaagacaaggccatcaaagcctatgtgattctggatgatcagagcaatcgttcactagtcagtccagagttctttaaattgttcaacattgagagtgagcggttcccatactacctcaaaacttgctcaggcaacatgaaaacccaaggaaggaaggcagaaggcatccagatcgagtccctggatggtaaagtcgtcatctgtctccctccgctcttagagtgcaatgaaatcatgaataaccgcgctgggatcccgacaccaagtgcggtgctacaccagccgcatctccaccacatcgccaaacacatcccagaactggatccgaaagcggaaatactcctgctattaggaagagatgttatccaggtacacaaggttaggcagcagatcaatggaccactcaacgcccccttcgcgcaacgtctggatctgggctgggtggtgataggagaggtgtgtctcggtgacgtacacaaaccgatggttaacacactcaagaccaatgtgctagagagtggccgccattcaatctttcaaccctgcccgagtgtcccgtgcatcaaggaagcacaacaaggcgttaacaagcgcgaggcaagcgacgagtcgctgggccagtcagtcttcgctctaacgaagtatgacaacaaacttgcacaatcagctcaagataccatttctttaaaaatcaaagacaccaaggtcttcagagatgaagcaaataatggggttgccccattgccaatcagagaaccacgccagcgctcaccagataacaaagagcaggcagtcaaacggttcacgtccttacggaaaacccggaaaaggaaacctgagatgcagcaacacacccgattggcccacgaggtactgtgcaccctaatggcagaggtcacagccattataaacgcacaatcattcctacctgtgtcttctgacccagaaaacccctttatactttcgccatcaacgctccttacgcagaaggcaggagcacctcctccaccaggagacttctcagacaaggatttgtacacaaagcaatggagacaagtccaggctctggcaaatcagttctggtcccgctggagacagaaatatctaccctcgttgcaacagagacgaaagtggacagaaccccgtaggaatcttcaagttggaaacttagtcctgctcagggacaagcaagtcgctcgcaacagctggccaacggccagaatcactgctacattccctatcggggatggacatgtcaggaagatcgaattgaagactaccgaccaaggcgatgtgaaaatttaccaagggccagttacagaagttattctacttctacccaatgactga